From a single Calothrix sp. NIES-2098 genomic region:
- a CDS encoding putative outer membrane protein: MKRRFLIMAVSSFAASMIVSACNNDRGTSSNNTANTTASPVTVNQQKEVVKVGVWAVISEDILKYVKDNLASNEGLDIQIVKFNDWIQPNAALKDGEIDANYFQHIPFMKNAAKQLNLNLVMLNPGFLTPLGIYSQKIKSLNDIPAKAKIAIYKDRSNGDRSLRLLADQGIIKLKTNAGELATVQDIVANPKNLQFQELEGPAIVRSLPDVDLAVFSAGLRLQAGLKLQPLVQETLAQKRYAVGLVTLQNQENDPKIQKLNKLLVDSRVKDFINQKYQGAVLAVF, translated from the coding sequence ATGAAACGTCGGTTTTTAATCATGGCTGTTAGTTCTTTTGCAGCATCTATGATTGTTTCAGCCTGTAATAACGATCGAGGCACATCATCTAACAATACTGCAAATACAACAGCCTCTCCAGTTACAGTAAATCAACAAAAAGAGGTAGTTAAAGTAGGAGTGTGGGCAGTAATTTCTGAGGATATTTTGAAATATGTAAAAGATAATTTAGCCTCTAATGAAGGTTTAGATATCCAGATAGTCAAGTTTAATGATTGGATACAACCAAATGCAGCATTGAAAGATGGAGAAATAGATGCTAACTATTTTCAGCATATTCCTTTTATGAAGAATGCTGCCAAGCAACTCAATTTAAATCTGGTGATGCTGAATCCTGGTTTTTTAACCCCACTGGGGATTTATTCTCAGAAAATTAAATCTTTAAATGACATCCCAGCTAAAGCGAAAATCGCTATTTATAAAGATAGAAGCAACGGCGATCGCTCTTTAAGATTACTGGCAGACCAAGGTATAATCAAGCTCAAGACTAATGCAGGAGAACTTGCAACTGTCCAAGATATCGTTGCTAATCCTAAAAATCTGCAATTTCAGGAGTTAGAAGGGCCTGCAATTGTGCGTTCTTTACCTGATGTCGATTTAGCTGTCTTCTCTGCTGGTTTACGTCTACAAGCAGGGTTAAAACTACAACCTTTAGTCCAAGAGACATTAGCCCAAAAACGTTATGCGGTGGGATTAGTCACTTTGCAGAATCAAGAAAACGACCCAAAAATTCAAAAGCTGAATAAACTCTTAGTTGATAGCAGAGTCAAAGATTTTATCAATCAAAAATATCAAGGCGCTGTCTTAGCTGTGTTTTAA
- a CDS encoding putative lipoprotein, which yields MTIANDVINNDRGLRLLAANGLIKLKDNIGEFVTQRDIAANPKSLKIKELEGVQVVRAINDVDFIVSSAQTVALAGIEPNSMGAETVKDKKYALALVTLQGRENEQKIQKLNNLLINPQVRDFINQEYKGRLIPVF from the coding sequence GTGACCATTGCTAATGATGTAATTAATAATGATAGAGGACTGAGATTATTAGCAGCTAATGGTCTCATTAAGTTAAAAGATAATATTGGCGAATTTGTGACGCAAAGAGATATTGCAGCTAATCCTAAAAGTTTGAAAATTAAAGAATTAGAAGGTGTCCAAGTTGTTCGAGCGATTAATGATGTAGATTTCATTGTTTCTTCGGCTCAAACTGTGGCTTTAGCGGGGATAGAACCTAATTCTATGGGAGCAGAAACAGTTAAGGATAAAAAATATGCTCTTGCTTTAGTCACATTGCAGGGACGAGAAAATGAACAAAAAATTCAAAAGTTAAATAACTTGCTTATAAATCCCCAAGTTAGAGATTTCATCAATCAAGAATATAAGGGCAGATTAATACCAGTATTTTAG
- a CDS encoding putative ABC transporter permease protein yields the protein MQGWELINSLLLASQETFYMVGVSAAVAILLGLPVGLLLVMTSPGNVLYAPKLNKILSAIVNTGRSFPFIILLVVLTPLTRLIVGTSIGSTAALVPLTLAAIPFFGRIAETSILEVDKGLIEAAEAMGCDYWQIVLKVLIPEALPSIVLGVTILIVSLLNSSAMAGAVGGGGLGNLAIQYGYQRFDVGVMFATIIVLILLVQIIQFFGDLLARQLRKK from the coding sequence ATGCAAGGATGGGAATTAATTAACAGTTTATTGCTTGCAAGTCAGGAGACTTTTTACATGGTGGGAGTCTCCGCTGCTGTAGCAATACTTTTGGGTTTACCTGTGGGTTTATTGTTAGTAATGACTAGCCCTGGTAATGTTCTCTATGCCCCCAAACTCAACAAAATATTAAGTGCAATAGTTAATACTGGGCGCTCTTTTCCATTTATTATTTTACTTGTAGTCCTCACACCTTTAACGCGATTAATTGTTGGTACTTCTATCGGTAGTACCGCCGCACTTGTTCCTCTAACTCTCGCCGCGATTCCCTTCTTTGGACGCATTGCAGAAACTAGTATTCTCGAAGTAGATAAAGGGTTAATAGAAGCAGCAGAAGCAATGGGTTGCGACTATTGGCAAATTGTTTTAAAAGTTTTGATTCCAGAGGCGTTACCCTCGATTGTTTTGGGGGTGACAATTTTAATTGTGAGTCTCTTGAATTCTTCTGCAATGGCTGGGGCTGTTGGTGGCGGTGGCTTGGGTAATTTAGCAATTCAATACGGCTATCAACGTTTTGATGTGGGAGTCATGTTTGCCACAATTATTGTGCTGATTTTGCTAGTACAAATTATCCAGTTTTTTGGTGATTTGTTAGCACGACAGTTGCGGAAGAAGTAA
- a CDS encoding ABC transporter ATP-binding protein, with amino-acid sequence MIEFIDIRKIYHQGEHKIVALDGVNLHVKAGEIFGVLGQSGAGKSTLIRCVNQLEKPTSGYVRVNGEEITSLSGVALRQARQRIGMIFQHFNLLSCRTVAENIAFPLEVIGYSKLRRKAKVEELLSLVGLEGKANAYPAQLSGGQKQRVGIARALAGEPNVLLSDEATSALDPQTTRSILELLRDLNKRMGLTILLITHEMGVVKQICDSVAILHAGKIVEQGNVTDLASQPDSLLAREFFPRSHNYIPSPGAVLATVAFADESARNSIFTTLARRFDVDVNILNGSVETVGDRRVGQFQVELAGIKVTQALEYLHNSEYAVEVH; translated from the coding sequence ATGATAGAGTTTATTGATATTCGCAAAATTTACCATCAAGGCGAACATAAAATAGTCGCTTTAGATGGTGTAAATCTTCATGTTAAAGCAGGGGAAATCTTTGGCGTATTAGGACAAAGTGGCGCAGGTAAAAGTACTTTAATTCGCTGCGTTAATCAATTGGAAAAACCTACATCTGGTTACGTAAGAGTTAATGGAGAAGAAATCACATCTCTTAGCGGCGTAGCTTTGCGTCAAGCACGCCAGCGTATAGGAATGATTTTTCAACACTTTAATTTACTCAGTTGCAGAACCGTAGCTGAAAATATCGCTTTCCCGTTGGAGGTGATTGGTTATAGCAAATTACGACGCAAAGCTAAAGTCGAAGAATTGCTTTCATTGGTGGGTTTGGAAGGTAAAGCCAATGCTTACCCCGCACAACTTTCTGGGGGACAAAAGCAACGGGTGGGAATTGCGCGCGCCTTAGCGGGAGAACCTAATGTATTACTTTCTGACGAAGCAACATCAGCCCTCGATCCCCAAACGACACGCTCAATTTTAGAACTATTGCGTGACCTGAATAAACGCATGGGGCTGACAATTTTGCTGATTACCCATGAAATGGGTGTAGTCAAACAAATCTGCGATAGTGTGGCGATACTCCATGCTGGGAAGATTGTAGAACAAGGTAATGTCACTGATTTAGCATCCCAACCTGATTCTTTATTAGCTAGAGAGTTCTTTCCCCGTTCTCATAACTATATACCTAGTCCTGGAGCAGTTTTGGCAACAGTCGCATTTGCTGACGAAAGTGCGAGAAATTCTATATTTACTACCTTGGCGCGTCGCTTTGATGTTGATGTGAATATCCTCAATGGTAGCGTGGAAACGGTAGGCGATCGCCGTGTCGGTCAGTTTCAAGTTGAACTTGCAGGTATCAAGGTAACGCAAGCTTTGGAATACTTACATAACTCAGAATATGCAGTTGAGGTGCATTAA
- a CDS encoding putative lipoprotein, with protein sequence MKKQQNLLFLTKTNRRFFLTAGSAFTASLLFAGCSRISGTVAKAEEEETIKVGVTGIVSEDILKFVNKNLAPQEKLEIEVVKFNDWIQPNTALRDKVIDANFFQHKPFMNNAAKELKINLVPLNTIYLNTLGLFF encoded by the coding sequence ATGAAGAAACAGCAAAATTTACTTTTCTTGACGAAAACTAATCGCCGTTTCTTCCTGACAGCAGGAAGTGCATTTACCGCTTCACTTTTGTTTGCAGGTTGTAGCCGAATTTCTGGAACTGTTGCTAAGGCTGAAGAAGAGGAGACTATTAAAGTAGGGGTTACTGGGATAGTTTCCGAAGATATTTTGAAATTTGTTAACAAGAATCTTGCACCTCAAGAAAAATTAGAAATTGAGGTAGTAAAATTTAATGACTGGATACAGCCTAATACAGCATTAAGAGATAAGGTAATTGATGCTAATTTCTTTCAGCATAAACCTTTTATGAATAATGCTGCGAAGGAACTGAAAATTAATCTGGTGCCGTTGAATACAATTTATCTAAATACTCTGGGGCTTTTTTTCTAA
- a CDS encoding aliphatic sulfonate ABC transporter periplasmic ligand-binding protein → MVNYLKRHSFRDRQMYSANKIFLVTVSCLSLIVSSCSQQPSVKVAGNSDSASKVVSSNQTTEKSNVVRLGYQKGGIIPISRQRGDLERQLSAQNIKVEWTGPFDRCATLLAALNGNRADIGGCGDIPTISGIAAGQPLCIGSVQRPKADSLGNAILVRGNSSIRKPADLIGKKVAVNQGGAGEYLLLKVLEKENIPKEKVQRVYLSPNDAAPALYQGSVDAWAVWEPYISIAELEHKARRITTTHPAPTYGILVVRGDAAKENPVAIKSALTALSQDGEWLNQHSDAAADFMVKELKVSQAVAKQATKNRGPESYVFPSTEDIANLQKTTDWLLEQKILPQRVDIAASVCPLGTTAAR, encoded by the coding sequence GTGGTGAATTATTTAAAACGGCATAGCTTTCGCGATCGGCAAATGTATTCTGCCAATAAAATCTTTTTGGTTACAGTTTCATGTCTGAGTTTGATAGTTTCTAGTTGTAGCCAACAACCATCAGTTAAGGTTGCAGGTAACTCAGATTCCGCCTCAAAAGTTGTCAGTAGCAATCAAACTACAGAAAAAAGTAATGTAGTTCGCTTGGGATACCAAAAAGGTGGGATTATTCCCATTTCACGCCAGCGTGGTGATTTAGAACGTCAGCTATCAGCTCAAAATATCAAAGTTGAATGGACTGGGCCATTTGACCGTTGTGCCACACTTCTAGCTGCTCTCAATGGTAATCGAGCAGACATTGGTGGATGTGGCGATATTCCTACCATTTCCGGAATTGCTGCGGGACAGCCGCTATGTATTGGTTCTGTACAGCGTCCTAAAGCCGATTCTTTAGGTAATGCCATCTTAGTTCGCGGTAATTCTTCTATTCGTAAACCTGCTGATTTAATAGGTAAAAAAGTAGCTGTGAATCAAGGAGGTGCAGGTGAATACTTGTTGTTAAAAGTATTAGAGAAAGAAAATATCCCCAAAGAAAAAGTCCAGCGAGTGTACTTGTCGCCAAATGATGCGGCACCTGCTCTTTACCAAGGTTCTGTAGATGCTTGGGCAGTTTGGGAACCTTATATTTCCATTGCGGAACTAGAGCATAAGGCACGACGAATCACGACTACACACCCTGCTCCTACCTATGGCATTCTGGTTGTGCGTGGTGATGCTGCGAAAGAGAATCCTGTAGCCATCAAATCTGCTCTGACGGCTTTGAGTCAAGATGGTGAATGGCTGAATCAGCATAGCGATGCTGCGGCCGATTTTATGGTTAAAGAACTAAAAGTTTCTCAGGCTGTAGCCAAGCAAGCAACGAAGAATCGCGGCCCGGAGTCTTACGTCTTTCCCAGTACAGAAGATATAGCCAATCTTCAGAAAACCACTGACTGGTTACTAGAACAGAAAATTCTGCCTCAACGAGTAGATATTGCAGCTTCGGTGTGTCCTTTGGGAACTACTGCGG